In Nymphaea colorata isolate Beijing-Zhang1983 chromosome 3, ASM883128v2, whole genome shotgun sequence, a genomic segment contains:
- the LOC116249869 gene encoding putative B3 domain-containing protein Os03g0621600 isoform X2 yields MQRCKECGEPVGRFQEKKQRIIDNAIGLRFFKIMIGDFTSNLCIPPAFASRIRVDKCATATLNNRTSIPWPVKVHWENNLLFLGDGWREFAEHHSLQYGDFLVFNHNGDLDFDVQIFDRSGCERVAAHLAKRGKVHKVEEEAKEPHGPSKGPLNDSLVLGGAMGKKPLNPGKALSLSDHPAFMSTYRYASGRREVTKEERLQALEAAHSLKLNRPHFTVTMSESNVYMRFTVMAVLNLYVVGALFRLLIIWKKEMCVFLS; encoded by the exons ATGCAGAGGTGTAAAGAATGTGGGGAGCCCGTAGGGCGGTTCCAGGAGAAGAAGCAAAGAATAATAGATAACGCGATTGGGTTGCGTTTCTTTAAGATCATGATCGGAGATTTCACTTCAAACCTT TGCATTCCTCCAGCCTTTGCAAGTCGTATCAGGGTGGACAAGTGCGCCACTGCCACCTTAAATAACCGCACATCTATCCCCTGGCCTGTGAAAGTACATTGGGAAAACAATCTTTTGTTTCTAGGAGATGGTTGGCGAGAATTTGCTGAGCATCATTCTCTGCAATATGGAGATTTTCTGGTGTTTAATCACAATGGTGACTTGGATTTTGATGTCCAAATATTTGATAGAAGTGGGTGTGAAAGGGTGGCTGCACACCTCGCCAAGAGGGGGAAGGTACACAAGGTGGAGGAAGAAGCTAAAGAGCCGCACGGTCCATCAAAAGGTCCTTTGAATGACTCACTCGTCTTGGGAGGAGCCATGGGGAAAAAACCACTGAATCCTGGAAAA gctctctctctttctgatcaTCCTGCATTCATGTCCACTTATCGATATGCTTCAGGACGGCGGGAAGTTACCAAAGAAGAAAGGCTGCAAGCTTTAGAAGCAGCTCACAGCTTGAAACTAAATCGACCTCATTTTACAGTTACCATGTCTGAATCAAATGTCTACATGAGATTTACGGTG ATGGCCGTGCTGAATTTATACGTGGTTGGGGCCCTTTTTCGCTTGCTAATAATTTGGAAGAAGGAGATGTGTGTGTTTTTGAGTTAA
- the LOC116249869 gene encoding putative B3 domain-containing protein Os03g0621600 isoform X1, producing the protein MQRCKECGEPVGRFQEKKQRIIDNAIGLRFFKIMIGDFTSNLCIPPAFASRIRVDKCATATLNNRTSIPWPVKVHWENNLLFLGDGWREFAEHHSLQYGDFLVFNHNGDLDFDVQIFDRSGCERVAAHLAKRGKVHKVEEEAKEPHGPSKGPLNDSLVLGGAMGKKPLNPGKALSLSDHPAFMSTYRYASGRREVTKEERLQALEAAHSLKLNRPHFTVTMSESNVYMRFTVSIPRSFLLKCCLNNEVTLRNSNGMSWQVGCCYHADGRAEFIRGWGPFSLANNLEEGDVCVFELTHEDSAMDVHIFRVVDETTLPFPCQKLPKKSSKQKKGCGHWRYLPLQAKFLLQVFLARRHEEVRAVS; encoded by the exons ATGCAGAGGTGTAAAGAATGTGGGGAGCCCGTAGGGCGGTTCCAGGAGAAGAAGCAAAGAATAATAGATAACGCGATTGGGTTGCGTTTCTTTAAGATCATGATCGGAGATTTCACTTCAAACCTT TGCATTCCTCCAGCCTTTGCAAGTCGTATCAGGGTGGACAAGTGCGCCACTGCCACCTTAAATAACCGCACATCTATCCCCTGGCCTGTGAAAGTACATTGGGAAAACAATCTTTTGTTTCTAGGAGATGGTTGGCGAGAATTTGCTGAGCATCATTCTCTGCAATATGGAGATTTTCTGGTGTTTAATCACAATGGTGACTTGGATTTTGATGTCCAAATATTTGATAGAAGTGGGTGTGAAAGGGTGGCTGCACACCTCGCCAAGAGGGGGAAGGTACACAAGGTGGAGGAAGAAGCTAAAGAGCCGCACGGTCCATCAAAAGGTCCTTTGAATGACTCACTCGTCTTGGGAGGAGCCATGGGGAAAAAACCACTGAATCCTGGAAAA gctctctctctttctgatcaTCCTGCATTCATGTCCACTTATCGATATGCTTCAGGACGGCGGGAAGTTACCAAAGAAGAAAGGCTGCAAGCTTTAGAAGCAGCTCACAGCTTGAAACTAAATCGACCTCATTTTACAGTTACCATGTCTGAATCAAATGTCTACATGAGATTTACGGTG AGCATACCAAGGAGTTTTTTGCTCAAATGTTGCTTGAACAATGAAGTAACTCTTCGAAACTCAAATGGTATGTCATGGCAAGTCGGATGTTGTTACCATGCAGATGGCCGTGCTGAATTTATACGTGGTTGGGGCCCTTTTTCGCTTGCTAATAATTTGGAAGAAGGAGATGTGTGTGTTTTTGAGTTAACTCACGAGGACTCTGCGATGGATGTACACATTTTCAGGGTGGTGGATGAAACTACCCTACCTTTTCCATGCCAAAAGCTGCCCAAGAAATCATCCAAGCAGAAGAAAG GCTGCGGCCATTGGAGATACTTACCTCTGCAAGCTAAGTTTTTGTTGCAAGTATTTTTGGCTCGTAGACATGAAGAGGTCCGAGCTGTGTCATGA
- the LOC116250387 gene encoding putative B3 domain-containing protein Os03g0621600 — protein MVRKRCRTGDGQSECRKAVGMYFFKVLIGDFHTKLYIPPAFARLIVDDASDGASLNTSVGCYQNIEVLKDSYSMFFHNGWRAFVEHHSLQIEEFLVFRYDGDMQFDVKIFDRSGCEKICFKPVQMDDKKSISCNLMKSVSRSDGYMCDLEVSRNECHGEVSQDSCRRSRKKCNSSKNFVVKGTDVLDMICRDPLKSKMHSVTAINGSSTSQEAISLEITPPGFMITMSTSSVNKCWVHVPADFAKRGILTTKPPLTLRDASHRSWPVHFMQYPSRATLTKGWSSFVKENHLVVGDICVFKLVTGTDDVLEVSIFRAGSQP, from the exons atggTGAGGAAAAGGTGCCGGACCGGTGATGGTCAGTCGGAATGTCGCAAGGCGGTGGGAATGtactttttcaaagttcttatAGGAGATTTCCACACGAAGCTT taCATACCTCCCGCTTTTGCAAGATTAATTGTGGATGACGCTTCTGATGGTGCTTCTTTGAACACTTCAGTTGGTTGTTACCAGAATATAGAAGTTCTTAAAGACAGTTATAGCATGTTTTTTCACAATGGTTGGCGTGCATTTGTTGAGCATCATTCATTACAAATCGAGGAGTTTCTTGTTTTCCGGTATGATGGTGATATGCaatttgatgttaaaatatTTGATAGAAGTGGATGtgagaaaatttgtttcaaacCAGTTCAAATGGATGATAAGAAATCCATCTCGTGTAATCTAATGAAGAGTGTCTCTCGGTCGGATGGTTATATGTGTGACCTTGAGGTATCAAGAAATGAATGTCATGGGGAGGTTTCTCAGGACAGTTGTCGAAGGTCGAGGAAAAAATGTAATTCTTCCAAGAATTTTGTAGTTAAG GGTACAGATGTTCTTGATATGATTTGTAGAGATCCGTTGAAGTCAAAGATGCATTCTGTAACTGCGATAAATGGATCAAGCACGTCTCAGGAGGCTATTTCCTTAGAAATAACTCCTCCTGGTTTTATGATTACAATGTCAACTTCAAGCGTCAATAAATGCTGGGTT CATGTTCCTGCTGATTTTGCAAAGCGAGGGATATTAACAACAAAACCTCCTCTGACTCTGCGGGATGCAAGTCATAGATCATGGCCTGTTCACTTTATGCAGTATCCTTCTCGGGCTACATTGACTAAAGGCTGGTCTAGTTTTGTGAAGGAAAATCATTTGGTTGTAGGGGACATATGTGTCTTCAAGTTGGTCACAGGAACTGATGATGTTCTGGAGGTGTCCATCTTCCGCGCTGGAAGCCAGCCTTGA